A single region of the Sus scrofa isolate TJ Tabasco breed Duroc chromosome 16, Sscrofa11.1, whole genome shotgun sequence genome encodes:
- the GTF2H2 gene encoding general transcription factor IIH subunit 2 (The RefSeq protein has 1 substitution compared to this genomic sequence): MDEEPERTKRWEGGYERTWEILKEDESGSLKATIEDILFKAKRKRVIEHHGQVRLGMMRHLYVVVDGSRTMEDQDLKPNRLTCTLKLLEYFVEEYFDQNPISQIGIIVTKSKRAEKLTELSGNPRKHITSLKKAVDMTCNGEPSLYNSLSMAMQTLKHMPGHTSREVLIIFSSLTTCDPSNIYDLIKTLKAAKIRVSVIGLSAEVRVCTVLARETGGTYHVILDESHYKELLTHHVSPPPASSSSECSLIRMGFPQHTIASLSDQDAKPSFSMAHLDSNTEPGLTLGGYFCPQCRARYCELPVECKICGLTLVSAPHLARSYHHLFPLDAFQEIPLEEHNGERFCYGCQGELKDQHVYICSVCQHVFCVDCDVFVHDSLHCCPGCIHKIPAPSGI; this comes from the exons atggatgaagaGCCTGAAAGAACTAAGCGATGGGAAGGAGGCTATGAAAGAACATG GGAGATTCTTAAAGAAGATGAATCAGGATCTCTTAAAGCTACAATAGAAGATATTCTCttcaaagcaaagagaaaaag GGTAATTGAGCACCATGGACAAGTTCGACTTGGAAtg atgcgCCATCTTTACGTGGTAGTAGATGGATCAAGAACAATGGAAGACCAAGATTTAAAGCCAAATAGACTGACATGTACTTTAAAG TTGTTGGAATACTTCGTAGAGGAATATTTTGATCAAAACCCTATTAGTCAG attGGAATAATTgtaacaaaaagtaaaagagcTGAAAAACTGACTGAACTCTCAG gAAACCCAAGAAAACACATAACGTCTTTGAAGAAGGCTGTAGATATGACTTGCAATGGAGAACCATCTCTTTATAACTCCTTAAGCATGGCTATGCAGACTCTAAA aCACATGCCTGGACATACTAGTAGAGAAGTCCTCATCATCTTTAGCAGCCTCACAACTTGTGACCCATCTAATATCTATGATCTAATCAAG ACCCTAAAGGCGGCTAAAATTAGAGTGTCTGTTATTGGATTGTCTGCAGAGGTTCGGGTTTGCACTGTGCTCGCTCGTGAAACTGGAG GCACATACCATGTTATTTTAGATGAAAGCCATTACAAAGAATTGCTGACACATCATGTTAGTCCTCCTCCTGCTAGCTCAAGTTCTGAATGCTCACTTATTCGTATGG GATTTCCTCAGCATACTATTGCTTCTCTGTCTGATCAAGATGCAAAACCCTCTTTCAGCATGGC GCATCTGGATAGCAACACTGAGCCAGGACTTACATTAGGAGGCTATTTCTGCCCACAGTGTCGGGCAAAGTACTGTGAGCTTCCTGTTGAATGTAAAATCTGTG GTCTTACCTTGGTGTCTGCTCCCCATTTGGCACGGTCTTACCACCACTTATTTCCTTTGGATGCCTTTCAAGAAATTCCCCTAGAAGAACATAATGGAGAAAG gttttgttATGGCTGTCAGGGGGAATTGAAAGACCAACAT